The segment GGCGGAACAGGTCGACGACCTTGTTCTGGTCGATGGGCGCCACGCCCTCGACCCGCAGCTGCACCAGCAGGTCGCCCACCGCCGAGTAGCAGGTCACGTAGTCGAGTTGGTCGCCCGCCCGCAGCGCCGGCAGGACGCAGCGCGCGTCCGGGTGGCCCGGCACGTCCGGCCCGCGCCGGAACAGGTCGCTGTCGTCGACCAGCGCCCCGAACAGCGCGTTCTGCTCCGACACCGCCTGCTGGTCGAACCTGGTCAGCTTCAGCGCCGCCGTCAGCCGGTTGTCGAACCGGGTCAGGCTGCGCACCCCGACACCGGTGAAGTGCAGGGTGGAGAGCGCGTCCTTCAGCCGGGCCCGGTACTTCTCCGGGACCTCGGCCAGCATCTCCTCCTGCGCCCGGTCCAGGTCCGCGCCGACGAACTCGCCGTCGTTGCCGAGGCTCTTGTAGTCCGGCCCCAGCCGGTACCCGTCGGGCACCGGCAGCAGCAGGTCGCGCAGGCTGCCGAAGTGGGTGCCGTCGGACTTGGCGCCCCACGGGGCGGGCGTGCTCGCCGACGGCGCGGGGACGGCGGGGGCGGCGGCCGCCGCGGGGGCGGCCGGCTCGTCGCCGTAGTGCACCCGGATGATCACCTCGCCGATGCCGACCCCGAGCAGCACCGCCGCAGCCACCGCCGCGATCGCCTTCGGCGCCCGCCGACGGGCCCGCGCCGGGGCGGCCGGCTGCGGGTCCGGGGTCGCTGCTGAGTGGCCGGGGGCTGCCGGGGGCTGGCCGGGGGCTGCCGGCGGCTGGCCGGGGAGCGGGGATTCGATGTCGGTCACGCGAGTCGCTCCCACTGGCGCTTGGCGATGTCCTCGAGCTGCGCCCGGTCCACCGGGTTCTTGGCGTAGACCTGGACGGTCATCAGCACGGTGCCCTTCCGGGCGATCGCCTCGCCGTAGTAGTACGTCTCGGTGCTGCGCGCGTAGGTGTAGGGCTGCTTGGCGACCAGCAGGACGCTCTCGTCGTTGCCGGGGAACTTCGAGACGTCCATGTCCGAAGTGCCGCTCGGGACCATGCCGGTGATCGCCTTCACCACGGACTCCGGCACGTACTGCACCAGCATCACCCGGTAGGTGTCGTCGCCGCTCTTCCAGCGCACGGTGGCGGCGCGGCGGAAGCCGTTGCCGAGCATCTCGACGAACATGTCCTCGCTGTCGCCGAAGGTCTCCGCCCGGTCGGCCGCGGACAGCCAGCCGTCGCCGTCGCCGTCGGTGCGGTCCGTGCTGCCCGCCGGACGGTCGATCAGCAGCCGGCGCAGGTCGCCGTCGATGTTCAGCGGCGGCGGGCCGGCGGCGGCCAGCGCCGCGGCGTCCACCCGCTCGGCCGGGTAGGTCGGCTTGGGCGCGGTGAGGGCCGGCAGCGGCGTCGGCGGCCGGGAGGACTGGATCGCGTAGCCGACCGCGGCACCGATCACCGGGCCGGCCAGCACCGCGGTCAGGAACAGCGCGCCCGCACCGAACCTCCGCCTGCGGCGGGCGGGTTCGGCACCCGACTCGACCAGGTCGGGCCCGGTGGCGCCGAAGACCGGCGGGGCGAACGGGTTCCCGGCCGCCGACGGGGGCGCGGGCACGAACGGGGCGGGCGGGGCGAACGGGTTCGGGACGGAGGTCGGCGGCGCGGGGGCCTGCTCGGCGGCGGCGGCCGTCCCGGGCTCCGCCGCGTCCGCGGGTTCGGTGCTCAACTGGTGCTCCTGGGAAGAGGGTTCGGGACGTCCGTCAGCCGTCGGCGAGGTGGTCGCGGGCACGCTTCATCGCGTCGGAGAGCAGCGCCTTGTCCGGGTCGCCCTGCACCTCGACGGTGACCTCGTAGACCACGTCGCCGACCACGCCGATGCCGACCAGCTCACCGGTGTACGCCTGCTGCTCGGGCTTGAAGACGTAGCCCTTGGCGTTCGGGACGCCGTCGATGGCGAACGAGGACCGGTCGAAGCTGGTGTTGTCGGCGAAGCCCTGCGCCCGGTCGGTCCGGCCGAAGCGGCGCAGGTCGGTCCGCACCTCGGTCTTCCCGTCCCGGGTGCGGTAGGTGCGGGTGGCCGCGTCCTTGAAGCCCCAGGAGTCGAGGATCCCCTTCAGGTCGACGCTCTTGCTGTACCGCGCCTGGAGGTCGTCCATGCTCATCATCGCGCCGTCCGGGGAGCCGTACGGGTCGGCGTCGTCGGGCACCGGCAGCAGGAAGTACCGCAGGTCACCGCTGTGCTTGCCGCCCGAGACACTGCCCTGCAGGGTGCTGGACGGGCGCGGGGCCACCGTCGGGGTCGGGGTCGGGCTCGGCGCGGGCGGCGGGGTCGGCGTCGGGCTGGCGCTGGGACTCGGGCCGGCGCTGGAACCGGGACCGGCCGACGGGGGCGCGGCGGCCGCCGCGGGGTGCGCGGGGCGGTCGGGGCGGCCCACCGCGACGGTGACGGCCGCGCTGGCCGCGGTCACCGCGAGCAGCCCGGCCACCGACAGCCCGACGCCGACCGCCCTGGGCAGGCGGCGCGTCGGCCCGGGCTGCGACTGCGACTGCGGCTGCGGCTCGGGCGGGGCGGTCGGAGCCGGGACCGGGGCCGGGGTTGGCTCCGGGGCCGGGGTTGGCTCCGGGTCGGCGGGCGGTTCGGGCACGGACAAGGGTCTCCCCCCAGGGTTCACATGGCTGCCCGCGCAGCGGAACGGGCCGTCCCCCCGGTCGGCCCGAACGCGTTCGTCATCGCGCGGTGCACGAATTATGTGAGACCCGTGTGGCCGTCAACAACACGGTTCCGCCGACCAATCGCCGTAATCCACGGCCAATCGGACAGCCCGTGACTGAACCGCAATCAGGTCGGGTTCACTGCCCGGTCGGACCCTCCTCGGAGTCCGGTGCGGCGGTCGGTCCGGCCGCGGAATCGGCGGCCGGAGCGGCGGTCGGCGCGGCGGCCGGAGCGGCGGGCTCGGCCGGGGCCGTGGGCTGGGCCGGGACGGGCGCGGACGGTGCGGCGGGCTGCTGCCCGTACGGCGCGGGCGGTGCGGGCTGCGCGGACTGCTGCGCGTAGCCGTAGGCCTCGGCGAAGTGGATGCCGGCCGCCTCGGCCAGCGCGATGTCCAGGCGCTCGTTGCGGATCCGGCGGTCGATGTAGAGGACGCCGTTGACCAGCGGGACCAGCGGGCCGGTGGCCAGCATGCCCAGCAGCATGACGAGCGAGTAGCCGACCAGCAGGAAGGTCATCGTGCCGTCGCCGAACTCGACCCGGGAGGAGTCGCTCTCCAGGTCCATCGAGGTGAGCGGCACCGCCACGGACAGGATCATCGTGAGCGGGTAGCTGATCACCCCGACCGCGATCCGGCCGATGAGGGTGACCAGCGCGGTGAGGCCGAAGCTGCGCCACCAGTTGCCCCGGTTGAGCTGCCAGGCCCGGCCGATCGCCGCCCTCGCGGTGCTGTCCTCCAGCACCAGCACCGGGACCTGCGGGGCCAACCGCACCACTACGTAGAAGCCGCCGAGCCCGACGACCGCGCTCAGCAGGAACATCAGCAGGAACACCGCCGGGCTGCCGGTGGCGACGCCGAGCAGCACCACCAGGCCCACCAGCAGCACGTTCAGCACCAGCAGCGGCCCGTACAGCAGCGCCATCGAGGCGACGGACGCCCCGATCCGCTGCCGGGCCTCCTTCCAGGCCTGACCGGCCGTCATCCGGCGGCCGAGGGTCGCGGCCCGCAGCACCACCGTGGCCAGCGGCCCGGCCACCACGTACTGCACGATCCCCAGCAGCAGGAACAGCCCGAAGATCACCATCAACGGCCAGAACAGGGCCCACAGCTGATCCCCGGTGGGCTCGTCGGGGGCCTGCGGAAGTGCCTCGAACGCGTCCCGGAGCCGGCCCGCCAGCAGCACCGACACCACCACCATCGGCACCGCCAGGACGCCCGTCACCACCGCGAGCGGCAGGTAGAGCGCGCCGGAGTAGCGCCGCACGGTGTCGAAGACGGCGCTGAACATCTCACCGAACGCGAGCGGCCGCAGCGGCAGCACCCCGGGCTTCGGCGCGACCGGCACGGCCCCCAGGGGCCCTGCCCCCACCCGCCGCCGCCGTTCCACCCGGGCCGTCCGTACCCCGGCCAGCCCCCCTGCCCGGGAGCACCCTGCCCGTACGGCTGCCCACCGCCCTGCTGCTGACCCGAACCGCCGCCGTCCCCGCTCATCCGCACCCCTCCAAAAGGCCTCCGGTCCCGTCGTTCGGGCTCCGCCGTCGAGCCTAGGGCCCGGTTCGGACCACCACCGAGGCACCCCACT is part of the Kitasatospora cineracea genome and harbors:
- a CDS encoding glycerophosphoryl diester phosphodiesterase membrane domain-containing protein, coding for MPVAPKPGVLPLRPLAFGEMFSAVFDTVRRYSGALYLPLAVVTGVLAVPMVVVSVLLAGRLRDAFEALPQAPDEPTGDQLWALFWPLMVIFGLFLLLGIVQYVVAGPLATVVLRAATLGRRMTAGQAWKEARQRIGASVASMALLYGPLLVLNVLLVGLVVLLGVATGSPAVFLLMFLLSAVVGLGGFYVVVRLAPQVPVLVLEDSTARAAIGRAWQLNRGNWWRSFGLTALVTLIGRIAVGVISYPLTMILSVAVPLTSMDLESDSSRVEFGDGTMTFLLVGYSLVMLLGMLATGPLVPLVNGVLYIDRRIRNERLDIALAEAAGIHFAEAYGYAQQSAQPAPPAPYGQQPAAPSAPVPAQPTAPAEPAAPAAAPTAAPAADSAAGPTAAPDSEEGPTGQ